CCCGCTCGCGGTGCGCGAGGCAGTCGGGATCCTCCCCGAGCGTGAGGACCCGCCGAGCTTCCTCACGCCCCGGGAGTACCTCCAGTTCGTCGGCGACGTGCGCGGCCTGTCGGGGGTCGACGACCGCATCGCCGAGTGGGCCGACCGGCTGGGCTTCGTCGACACGCTCGATACCATCTCGACGGACCTGTCGGAGGGCGAGCGCCAGCGGGTGATGCTCGCCCAGACGTTCGTCCACGAGCCGGATCTGGTCTTCATCGACGAGCCGCTGGTCAACCTCGACCCGATCATGCAGGCCGAGGTCAAAGACCACATGCGCGACTACTGCGAGCGCGGGAACACCCTCTTTCTCTCGACGCACTTCCTCGAAGTCGCCGAAGAGCTGTGTACGTCGGTCGGCATCGTCCGCGACGGCGACCTCGTCGCCGAGCGCGACCCGCGCGACCTCGACCCCGACGAGCAGCTGCTCGACTACTTCCGACAGGAGGTCGAACCCGAGGGGAACGAGACGGGACCCGAGAACGGAGCCGTCGCCGGACCGGCGGCGACCCCGGCCGAGACCGACGAGCGCGACCCATGAGCGGCGCCGACTCGGCGACGCCGAACCGCCGCGGCGGCCTCTCGACGCGCCTGCTCGTCCGGATGATCCGCGAGGAGTGGCGCCTGCAGGCGGAGCTGTTCGGCGACCGCTTCGCCGCGTTCCCGCTCGTCGTCGCCCTCTTCGCGGCCCTCGGTGTCTGGCTGCTGACGGTCGCAGGCACCTCTATCGAAGCCGTCGCTGCCGGGCTGCACGGGCTGGTCTTCTTCTTCGGCCTCCAGGTCGGGACCATCGGCCTCGTCGGTCGGGACGCGCTGCGGGACGTGCTGGGCGACGTGACGCTGCTCGTATTCTCGGCGCGGACGCTCCCGGTCACCTGGCGGCGCCTGCTCGGGGTCTTCGTCGTCAAGGACCTGCTGTACTACTCCGGTCTGTTCCTCGTACCGATGGCGGTCGGCTACGCCGCCGTCGCGCTCTCGGCGGGCCAGTCCCCCGGCAGCGTCGCGCTGCTGTGGCTGACGACGACCGGCGCGTTCGCGCTGGGCGTCGGGACGAGCCTCACGCTCACCGGCGTCGGCACCCGGAGCAGGGCGGCCGTGCTCGCGCTCGTCCTCGCGGTCGCCGCGGGGATACTCACGGGGCGGCTCGACGCCGTCGCGTTCTCGCCGTACGGCTTCTACCTCGACCCGTCGCTCCGGTCGGCGGCGCTCGGGTTCGGTCCCGCGGCCGCGCTCGCCGCGGCCGGGCCGCTGGCGTTCCAGCCGGTCGAGAGCGGCGGCGCGCGGTCGGCGCCCCAGCGGTACGAGCGCGTTCGATCGGCGATCCGCGACGGCGACGGGGTCGCGACGCGGACGCTGCTCGAGGTCGCCCGCTCGTCGGGTTCGGTCTGGAAAGTGCTGTTCTCGATGGGCGTGCTGTTCGGCGTCACCGTCCTGCTCGTCCGCGAGGTCGCGCGGGCGACGACGCTGGCGCCCTCCTACGGCATCGCCGTCGGCACGCTGCTCGGGCTGGGCGCTTTCACCACCTACAGCTGGGTGACGCAGTTCGACACGGCCGAGGAGTACCTGCGCCTGCCGCTGTCGTTGTCGACCGCGTTCGCGGGCAAACGGACGGCCTTTCTCGCCCTCTCCGTGCCCGCCGGACTGGTCTATCTCCTCGGCTCACTGGTCTGGCTCTCGCCGACCCAGGTCGCGGTCGGCGCGGTCGTCTTCCCGCTGGTGGCGGTCTACGTCTTCGGCGTCACGGCCTACGTCACCGGCTTCGCGCCGAACGAACTACTCTTCGACACGCCGCTGTTCGTCGCCTTCGGCGCGGCGCTGGCCGCCGTCGCCGTCCCGCTGGTCGTCGCCGCGCTCGCATACACCGAGGCACCCGCGCTCGCGGTCGGCGTCTCCGCCGGCGTCTCGCTCGTCGCCGCCGCCGTCGGGGTCGCTCTCTCCGAGCGCGCCGGGCCGCGCTGGCAGCGGAAGCTGCGCTGAGCGGTCCTCGTCACCGACCGCCGCCCGCTCCCCTGGACCGCCCCCCTTTTGCCCCGAGGGTCCCTATCGCCGGCCGAGAACCGAATGTCCACCGAACCCGACTCCGAGCGCCCGTTCGACGGGATCCGCGGCGTCGTCCTCGACCTCGACGGGACGGTCTACCGCGGCGACGGCGTCCTCCCCGGCGTCGCCGAGGCGGTCGCAGCCCTCCGAGACGAGGGGATCGCCGTCTGCTTCTGCTCGAACAACCCGACGAAGACGCCCGTCGAGTACGTCGACCGCCTCGACGGGATGGCCATCGAGGCCGACGAATCGGAGATCCTCCCCGCCTCGACGGTCACCCGCGATTTCCTCCGCGACCACCATCCGGCGGAGCCGACCTACCTCCTCGGATCGGACTCGCTGGGCGAGTACCTCCGCGAGTCCGGCCAACGGCTCGTCGACGACCCGCGAGAGGCCGACGTCTTCGTCGCCTCGTGGGACGAGCGGTTCGACTACGACGACATGTGCGAGGCTCTCGCCGGGGTCGACGAGGTGACGACCTTCCTCGGGACCGACCCCGATCGGACGATCCCGACGGCCGAGGGGCTGGTCCCCGGGTCCGGCGCGGTGATCGGCGCCGTCGCCCGCACGGTGGGCCGCGAGCCCGATCGAGTGCTCGGCAAGCCCTCGCCCGAAGCCGCCGAAGACGCCCTCGCTCGGCTGGGCGTCCCGGCCGAGGACTGTCTCGTCGTCGGCGACCGCCTCGACACGGATCTGCGGATGGGCGCCGACCACGGGATGCGTACGGCGTTGGTGTTGACCGGCGTCTCGACTCGGACCGACGCCGCCGACAGCGACGTCGACCCCGACGCCGTCCTCGATTCGCTGGCGGATCTGCCCGCGTTACTGGAGTGAGCGCGAGCGGGTCGCTGGCGGCCGCTCCGAGCGTTTCGGGTCCCGATTCCGACAGGTCGAGATACGCTTATACTGTCGCGAGACTAAGGTGTAGGCGAACTCAGTGGGGGTTCATTACCATGACAGGCAAGAAGCTACTGCTCATCACCGGCGACTTCGGGGAGGACTACGAGGTAATGGTACCGTTCCAGGCGCTCCAGGCGGTCGGTCACGAGGTCGACGCCGTCTGTCCCGACAAGGAGGCGGGCGAGACGGTCAAGACCGCGGTCCACGACTTCCGGGGCGACCAGACGTATCTCGAAGAGCGGGGCCACGACTTCGAGTTGACGGCGACGCTCGACGAGGTCGACCCCGCCGACTACGACGGACTCGTCCTCCCGGGCGGGCGCGCCCCGGAGTACATCCGCAACTACGACGAAGTGGTCGACGCCGTCGAGCACTTCTTCGCCGAGGACAAGCCCGTGGCCGCCATCTGCCACGCGACGCAGATCCTCGTCGCCGCCGACGCCGTCGCGGGGCGGACCTGCACCGCCTACCCCGCGCTGGAGGCCGACGTGCGCGCCAACGGCGGCGAGTGGGCCGAGGGCGTCGTCACCGACGGCAACCTCGTCACCGCCCAGGCGTGGCCGGATCATCCGGGATGGATCGCCGCGTTCCTCGACGTGCTCGGCACGGACATCCAGCACGGTGAGCCGCTCACCGCGGACTGACCGCGACCCGCTCACCGACCGTTTCTCTCGGAAGCTACGCACCCGTCAGTCGGTACACGGCGCCGCTCTCGCCGGATACCTGTCCGCTCGCGCTCGTACAGACGAACAGCTCCCCCGCCGGATTCCGGCCGAACGAGAGCACCATCGGGCCGAACTGTTCGTCCGACTCGACCGACACCGTCGTCGTCGGCCACAGCCCCTCGTCGGTCTCGCGGGCGGCGAACAGCCGTCCGCCGGCCCGCCAGTCGGCGAAGAGATAGCGGCCGCGGAGGCCGGGTATCGCGTCGCCGTCGTAGAGATAGCCGCCGACGACGGCGATCCCGCTCACGTCTGCGCCGCCGTGGGGATACTCGATCACGGGGTCCCGGAGTGGCCGACCGCGTGGACTCTCGTCCGGACAGTCGTCGGCCCGGAAACAGTGCGTCCCCTCTTTTACGTTCCAGCCGTAGTTACCACCGCGCTCGACGACCGAGACCTCCTCCCAGGCGCCCTGGCCCACGTCGCCGACGAACAGCCGGCCGTCGGGTCCGAAGGAGAACCGCCAGGGGTTCCGGAAGCCCCAGGCGTACTGCTCGTCGAGACCGTCGCTCCCCACGAGCGGGTTGTCGTCGGGGATCGCGTAGTTTCGGGCCGGTCCGTCCGAGCCAGCGGTATCGCCGCCGCCGTCTCCGCCCGTCGGCGTCCCCGTCGTGGCGTCGGTGTCCACGTCGATCCGGAGCATGCTCCCGAGCAGGTTCTCGGTGACGTCCTGGCCGTTGCCGCCGTCGACGGCGTCGTACCAGTCGGAGACGTGACCCGCACCCTGGTCGTTCGAGCGACCGCCGTCGCCGGTCGCGACGTAGAGGTAGCCGTCCGGGCCGAAGGCGATCGCGCCGGCGTTGTGGTTGCCCTGCGGCTCGGCGACCTCCATGACTACCCGCTCGGACTCGGGGTCGGCGGTCGCCGCACCCGGCTCGGCGCGAAACTCCGAGAGGACGAACGTGTGAGAGAAGTCGCCGGGCACCCACTCGCGGGCCGGCGCGCTGTAGCGGACGAAAAACCGGCCGTTGTCGGCGAACTTCGGGTGGAAGGCGAGTCCGAGCAGCCCTTGCTCGCTGTAGCCGCTCACGTCGACCATCCGGTCGGACACGTCGAGGAACGGCTCCTCGCGCAGGCTCCCGTCCTCCTGGAGGTAGATCTGGCCGGCCTGGTCGACGATAAATCGCCGACCCTCCCGAGGGATCGCGAGCGCCAACGGGGACGTGAACCCCGAAGCGACCCGTTCGGCCCGGACGGTCAGGTCTTCGAACGCCGCCGTCCCGGCGGCCGTCCCGTCTCCGTCGGCGGTCGCCGTCCGGCCGCCCGGGGCGTCGGTCGTCGCCGGCGATCCGTCCGTCGCGGTGCCGTCGGGACTCGACGGGTCACCCCCCGCCCCGTCGCCGTTCGAGTCGCTTCCACAGCCCGCCAGACCACCGGTCAGTGCCAGTCCGCTCACCGCGAGCGCGCGTCGTCGCGTCAGTCTCTCCTCGGTCATGGACCGACTTCGTGGTCCACTGATAGGAACCTTGGGTTCGCGACACCCGGTGGCGCGAATAAACGAGCAACTCGTTTGGAGATGTGAATCTCGAACCTTTTTTACTGCCTTACGGACATCTAGGGGTATGGTTGACAGGCAAGACCTGCGCGAGCAGTTCACCGAGGCGTTCGAGGGCGCGGACTATCCGATCTCCAGTCCGATGGATCTGGTACCGGCGCTGCCGAACGGTCCGGGGACGAAGTTCGAGTCCGGCGACTTCTCCATGACGGCCATGGAGCTCAACACGAAGCTCGGCAGCGGCAACTTCCCCTACGACAGCGTCGACGCGTTCGTCGACGACGTCATGGAGCAACTCGACGACCAGGACCTGCTCTGACTCGGGCGACGGGCACCTCCGCTATCCGCCGGTGACCAACACCGTCGCGACCGTCACCGCGACTCCGATCCCCAGCAGCAGGTAGTTCGCCACCGCGTTGTCCGCCCGAGTCAGCGATATCGTGTAGTGAGCGTCCGAGAGCGGCCGGAACGGTGTGATACCCATCGGCGTCAGCGCGTCGGCCAGCAGGTGCGAGGCGACCGCGAGCGACCCGAGGAGGAAGCCGAACGCCCCCAGCGCCGCCGTCCCGCCGGACGCGACCGCTACTGCCCACGTGACCGCGTCCCCGGACAGGAACGCTTGCTCGGCCGGGACCGCTCCCCCGACCGCGGCGCCGGCGGCACCGACGGCGAGCCCGACGAGGACGAGGAATCCGACGGTGTGCGTGGGCCCGCGGTGTTCGACGAACGGGATCCGCTGGTCCACGTCTGGAAGCCCCGAGAGGGCGACGACGACGGCGCCGCCGACCAGCGCCGCGGCGTCGAACCCGGCGACCAGCAGCGCGCCGCCGACCGGTGCGTAGACGAGCAGCGCGGCCCCGTAGTGACCCGTCTTGTACATCGTCGTGCGTAGCTGTGACCGCCACCGTACTTACGCTCTCGGGACGCTCCCCCCGTCGGCGCCCGAGCACTCAAGCCCGTTCCGGGCGGGGATCCGGTATGAGCGACCCAGCGATGACGCGGTTCCCGGTCCCCGACGTGGACGAACTGCCCGACGACCTCCAAGAGCGCATCGCCGAGGAGGAGGCCGACGCTGGCTTCGTCCCGAACGTCTTCCTCGCGTACGCCTACCGGCCGTCGCAGTTCCGGGCCTTCTTCCAGTACTACGACGCGCTTGTCGAGCACACCGAGCTGGACCGCGCCGAGATCGAGATGATAATCGTCGCCGTCAGCGGCGCCAACGACTGCCTGTACTGCAACGTCGCCCACGGCGCGCTCGCCCGGATCTACGCCGACGACCCCCAGATCGCCGAGCAACTGGCGAGCAACCACCGCACCGCGGACGTCTCCGAGGCGCGACGGGCGATGCTCGATTTCGCCGTGAAACTGACCGAGAACCAAGCCGAGATCGGCGAAGACGACTTCGAACGGCTGCGCCAACACGGGTACTCGCAGCGGGCGATCTGGGACATCGGCAGTGTCACCGCCTTCTTCAACCTCTCCAACCGGATGGCCCACCTCGCGGACATGCGACCGAACGACGAGTTCTACGACCTCGGCCGCTGACGGCCACCCTGCGTCGCCGTCGTTACCGATCCGACCGATAGCGTGCCCGTTCGGTGCAACACCCTTAAGGATTAGATGAGTCTAAACTCGAACGATGCTCAGCGCCAAGATGGAGGATTACCTGAAGGCGATCTACGAGCTCCAGCGCGAGGGCGAGGAGCCGGTCGCCACCTCGCACATCGCGGAGTTGCTGGACGTGACGGCGCCGACGGCGACCAGCATGATGGAGAAGCTGGAGGACCGGGGGCTCGTGGAGCGCGAGAAGTACAAGGGCGTCCGGCTGACGCCCGAGGGGGAGACCGTGGCGCTGGAAGTGGTCCGTCACCACCGGCTGCTGGAGACGTATCTCACCGAGGAGCTGGGCTACGACTGGGCGGAGGTCCACGACGAGGCCGACCGGCTCGAACACCACATCAGCGAGACCTTCGAGCGACGAGTCGCCGAGATGCTCGACGACCCGACCGTCGACCCCCACGGCGACCCGATACCGACCGACGCCCTCGACCCCGTCGACGAGACCGCAGGCGAGACGCTCGACGACTGCGCCGAGGGCGAGACTGTCGTCGTCCGGCGGGTCCGCGACCGCGACTCCGAGGAACTGGCCTACCTCGACGAGGCCGGCATCACGCCCGGAACCGAACTCGTCGTCGAGGAGGTCGCACCCATCGGGATGGTGACCGTCGCGCTCGCCGAAGCCGGGGGGACCGTCTCGCTGCCGGAGGGCGTCGCCGGGACCATCTTCGTCGGCGCACCGGAGGAGCCGACCGAGAGCGCGAGCGGCGCGGCCTGAGTCGGGTCGCGCCCCAACCCGATCGACCCGTCGATCGGCCGAAACCATTTCTCTCGTGGCCTGCTCAGTGGGCGTATGCGCGACCTCGACGACACCGACCGGACGATCCTCGACCTCCTGCTTGACGACGCGCGTCGCTCCTGGCGCGACATCGCCGACGCCGTCGACCTGTCGCCGCCGGCGGTCGCCGACCGCGTCGAACGCCTCGAAGACGTGGGCGTCATCCGCGGGTTCACACTCGACGTCGACCGCTCGAAGCTCCGCGAGGGCGCGCCCGTTCTGGTGACGCTGAACGTGACCCCCCGAGCGGCATCGGCGGTCGCCGACGCGCTGGGCGAGGCCGACCCCGTCGAGCACGTCTTCACCACCGCCGAGGAGCGCGTCGTCTTCACCGCCACCGTCCCCGAGGGCGACGTGCTCTCGCTGCTCGAATCGACGGTCGTGATGGATGACGTGCGCGACTACGAGGTGTCGTTGCTGTCGGATCGGTCGTGGAATCCCTCCGTCGCCGAGGCCGAACTCGCGCTGACCTGCGACGAGTGCGGCAACACCGTCACCCCCGAGGGCGAGAGCCGCGAACTCGACGGCGAGACCTACCACTTCTGCTGTGAGTCCTGCGAGGGTTCCTTCGTCGAGATGTACGAGGAACTACGAGCGGGCGCCGAAGGCTGATTCGAGTCGTTCGGTCCGCTCTCAGCGTCGCGCGAGTCGGACGACGTGCTCCTCACCGGTCGCGACCGTCTCGACGCGCTCGAAGGCGGCGAGCGAACCGTCGAGATCGAGCGCGCGGTGGTGGACGACCCAGCAGCGGCCGCCGCTCGCGAGCACGTCGGCCGCGCCGCGGAACAGATCTGCGAGCACGCCGTGCCCGGCGTGCGTCGGCGGATTGCAGCAGACGGTGTCGAACCTCCGGTCGGCGACGCCGGCGGTGCAGTCGGCGGTTACGACCCGACCGTCGACGCCGCTCGCGGCGAGCGTCCGCTCGGCGGCCGCGGTCGCGAGCGCGTCGTCGTCGGTCGCCCACACGTCGCAGTCGGCGACCCGACCCGCGTAGGCCGCGAGCGGGCCGTAGCCGCAGCACAGATCCAGCACCCTGTCGCCGTCCGCGACCGTCGCGGTCTCCGCGAGCAGGCGCGTCCCGCGGTCGAGTTCGCCGGCCGCGAACAGTCCCGGTGCGGTGGCGAACGTCAGGTCGACCCCGGCGACGGTCGTCTCGATCCGGCCGAACGGTGGGTCGGGGCGGCCACCGTCGGCGCTCCGCGATCCGGTCGCGCGCAGGAGCGTCCAGCCGCTGCGTTCGGCGGCCGCCTCGACGGTCGCCGCGGCACCGGCGAGGGCGTCCTCGTATCGTCCGAGTCCCGCCTCGGGCTTCGCGGCGAGATAGAGGGTGCCGTCGCTCGCGAGCGACGCGAGCGCGGAGCGGAGACGACGGATCCCCACCTCGATCGGGGTGTACGGTTCGGGAACGAAAGCGACGGTGTCGAACTCGCGGGCGACCGGACCGTCGACCGAGGCGAGACCGGTCGCGAGTTCGACGGTCGCGTCGACGTCGTTCTCGGCGGTGTTGCGCTCGCAGCGCGCCGCCGCACGAGCGCTGGGAGTCGACATCTCGACTCGCTCGGCGCGTTCGGCGAGGACGACCCCGACGACGCCGTAGCGAGCGCCGACCGTCCGGAGTCGGCCGCAGTCGCGGTCCCACAGGGCTTCGAGCGCGAGCAGCTCGCCGGGGCAGAACGAGTCGGCATCGGGGACGCCATCGGCGGTGTGGAACGTGAACCGGTCCGGGCCGGCGTCGGTGCGCGAGCCGAGGACGAGCGGCTCCCGGCGGGCGGTCATCGGGACCCCTCCGAGGCGTGTGGCCTCCGTCGAGTGCGGGCGGTGAGGTGGTCGTCGGGACTGTGCGGTCGCGGGCGTGTGTGGCGTGGCATTCGGATGGTCGGCAGGGCTGGCGTTCGTCGACCGACTCGGAGCCGCGCCTCCGGACGTGACGTGCCGAGAAGACACCCACCGCTGTCCGCAAGCGCGACCTCGGGTGCCGAAAGCGCGACCGGGCGGAGAGAAGACGCGCCAGACAGCGACTCCGACACGCATCCGCCCGGCCCACAGCCGGCGAGCCGGTCGAGCCCGCCCCGCCCGCGTGACCGCCGCTGCCGTCGACGGTCTACGCGAATCGGAGGGCGCGGCCCGACCTCGGGCCGTTGTCCATCCTGTCCCGTCGTTTCCGGGCGTCCTACTAAGGCGTTTCCGTGGCGTGGGACTCCATCGCAGGTGCGGTCCGGTTCCGGACTGGGGGAACACGTATGCGCCCCCCGGCTGACCGACCGACATGGAACTCGTCGAAGCGACCCGCGGGGACACCGAGACCCTCGCCGAGCACTGGTTCGCGCTCGCGACGGCGATGGAGCAGTACGACGACCTGAACGAAATCGCCTACGACGACCCCGAGCCCGCCGAGGCCGGATTCGAGAGGCTGCTCTCCGCGGACGACACGA
This DNA window, taken from Halosimplex litoreum, encodes the following:
- a CDS encoding ABC transporter ATP-binding protein, encoding MPAIETMDLTKRYGDVTALSSLSLSVPEGELFGLLGPNGSGKTTTIEILTGQLDPTEGTASVLGHDPAGDPLAVREAVGILPEREDPPSFLTPREYLQFVGDVRGLSGVDDRIAEWADRLGFVDTLDTISTDLSEGERQRVMLAQTFVHEPDLVFIDEPLVNLDPIMQAEVKDHMRDYCERGNTLFLSTHFLEVAEELCTSVGIVRDGDLVAERDPRDLDPDEQLLDYFRQEVEPEGNETGPENGAVAGPAATPAETDERDP
- a CDS encoding HAD-IIA family hydrolase yields the protein MSTEPDSERPFDGIRGVVLDLDGTVYRGDGVLPGVAEAVAALRDEGIAVCFCSNNPTKTPVEYVDRLDGMAIEADESEILPASTVTRDFLRDHHPAEPTYLLGSDSLGEYLRESGQRLVDDPREADVFVASWDERFDYDDMCEALAGVDEVTTFLGTDPDRTIPTAEGLVPGSGAVIGAVARTVGREPDRVLGKPSPEAAEDALARLGVPAEDCLVVGDRLDTDLRMGADHGMRTALVLTGVSTRTDAADSDVDPDAVLDSLADLPALLE
- a CDS encoding DJ-1/PfpI family protein yields the protein MTGKKLLLITGDFGEDYEVMVPFQALQAVGHEVDAVCPDKEAGETVKTAVHDFRGDQTYLEERGHDFELTATLDEVDPADYDGLVLPGGRAPEYIRNYDEVVDAVEHFFAEDKPVAAICHATQILVAADAVAGRTCTAYPALEADVRANGGEWAEGVVTDGNLVTAQAWPDHPGWIAAFLDVLGTDIQHGEPLTAD
- a CDS encoding PQQ-dependent sugar dehydrogenase codes for the protein MTEERLTRRRALAVSGLALTGGLAGCGSDSNGDGAGGDPSSPDGTATDGSPATTDAPGGRTATADGDGTAAGTAAFEDLTVRAERVASGFTSPLALAIPREGRRFIVDQAGQIYLQEDGSLREEPFLDVSDRMVDVSGYSEQGLLGLAFHPKFADNGRFFVRYSAPAREWVPGDFSHTFVLSEFRAEPGAATADPESERVVMEVAEPQGNHNAGAIAFGPDGYLYVATGDGGRSNDQGAGHVSDWYDAVDGGNGQDVTENLLGSMLRIDVDTDATTGTPTGGDGGGDTAGSDGPARNYAIPDDNPLVGSDGLDEQYAWGFRNPWRFSFGPDGRLFVGDVGQGAWEEVSVVERGGNYGWNVKEGTHCFRADDCPDESPRGRPLRDPVIEYPHGGADVSGIAVVGGYLYDGDAIPGLRGRYLFADWRAGGRLFAARETDEGLWPTTTVSVESDEQFGPMVLSFGRNPAGELFVCTSASGQVSGESGAVYRLTGA
- a CDS encoding MTH865 family protein, encoding MVDRQDLREQFTEAFEGADYPISSPMDLVPALPNGPGTKFESGDFSMTAMELNTKLGSGNFPYDSVDAFVDDVMEQLDDQDLL
- a CDS encoding metal-dependent hydrolase, with amino-acid sequence MYKTGHYGAALLVYAPVGGALLVAGFDAAALVGGAVVVALSGLPDVDQRIPFVEHRGPTHTVGFLVLVGLAVGAAGAAVGGAVPAEQAFLSGDAVTWAVAVASGGTAALGAFGFLLGSLAVASHLLADALTPMGITPFRPLSDAHYTISLTRADNAVANYLLLGIGVAVTVATVLVTGG
- a CDS encoding peroxidase-related enzyme (This protein belongs to a clade of uncharacterized proteins related to peroxidases such as the alkylhydroperoxidase AhpD.), with protein sequence MSDPAMTRFPVPDVDELPDDLQERIAEEEADAGFVPNVFLAYAYRPSQFRAFFQYYDALVEHTELDRAEIEMIIVAVSGANDCLYCNVAHGALARIYADDPQIAEQLASNHRTADVSEARRAMLDFAVKLTENQAEIGEDDFERLRQHGYSQRAIWDIGSVTAFFNLSNRMAHLADMRPNDEFYDLGR
- a CDS encoding metal-dependent transcriptional regulator, translated to MLSAKMEDYLKAIYELQREGEEPVATSHIAELLDVTAPTATSMMEKLEDRGLVEREKYKGVRLTPEGETVALEVVRHHRLLETYLTEELGYDWAEVHDEADRLEHHISETFERRVAEMLDDPTVDPHGDPIPTDALDPVDETAGETLDDCAEGETVVVRRVRDRDSEELAYLDEAGITPGTELVVEEVAPIGMVTVALAEAGGTVSLPEGVAGTIFVGAPEEPTESASGAA
- a CDS encoding AsnC family transcriptional regulator, coding for MRDLDDTDRTILDLLLDDARRSWRDIADAVDLSPPAVADRVERLEDVGVIRGFTLDVDRSKLREGAPVLVTLNVTPRAASAVADALGEADPVEHVFTTAEERVVFTATVPEGDVLSLLESTVVMDDVRDYEVSLLSDRSWNPSVAEAELALTCDECGNTVTPEGESRELDGETYHFCCESCEGSFVEMYEELRAGAEG
- a CDS encoding methyltransferase; this translates as MTARREPLVLGSRTDAGPDRFTFHTADGVPDADSFCPGELLALEALWDRDCGRLRTVGARYGVVGVVLAERAERVEMSTPSARAAARCERNTAENDVDATVELATGLASVDGPVAREFDTVAFVPEPYTPIEVGIRRLRSALASLASDGTLYLAAKPEAGLGRYEDALAGAAATVEAAAERSGWTLLRATGSRSADGGRPDPPFGRIETTVAGVDLTFATAPGLFAAGELDRGTRLLAETATVADGDRVLDLCCGYGPLAAYAGRVADCDVWATDDDALATAAAERTLAASGVDGRVVTADCTAGVADRRFDTVCCNPPTHAGHGVLADLFRGAADVLASGGRCWVVHHRALDLDGSLAAFERVETVATGEEHVVRLARR